The genomic DNA CCTTACACATTGTTGAAAACATGCCCAGCGACACCATACTCTTTGGTCCAGATGCCAACTTGGCAGACTGGGTCAGTAAATCCCTTAAAGCCAAAGGTTCTAATAAAAAAATTATTCCATGGCAAGGCTACTGCCCTGTTCATAAAGCCGTTAGCCTTGACATGCTTGAAAAAACCATTGAGTTGCATCCTGATGCCGTTATTATTGTTCATCCTGAGTGTAACCCTGATGTAGTGGCCAAAGCCGATGCAGTTTTAAGCACCAGTCAAATGTTGGATTTTGTTAAAGACAGTCCTGAGCAGAAATTTATCATTGGTACAGAAATTGGCTTGATTCAAAAAGCCCAAAAAATCTGCCCTGATAAAGAGATCCACCCTATTTATCAACATAAAAGCTGTGACCAGTCATGCGCCTGTCCTTATATGAAGGTGACCAACCTCAATAGCGTTTTAGATTCACTACAGCATGATCGTTTTAAAATTACGGTTGCAGAAGACATCAGACTTAAAGCACTAAAGTCAGTAGAAAAAATGTTAGAAATAGGTTTACCTAAAACGCCAAAAAACTAAACGCTTCTAATAAA from Oligoflexia bacterium includes the following:
- the nadA gene encoding quinolinate synthase NadA; its protein translation is MIELKYFDDIPSKQDIEQTALSSQDLIAEIERLKKEKNALILAHNYQKPEIHDIADKIGDSYGLSKMATEVECDTIVFCGVRFMAETAYILNPEKTVLLPETEAGCGLADEITGPQLKQWKAENPGADAVMYINCSADVKAEADVCCTSSNALHIVENMPSDTILFGPDANLADWVSKSLKAKGSNKKIIPWQGYCPVHKAVSLDMLEKTIELHPDAVIIVHPECNPDVVAKADAVLSTSQMLDFVKDSPEQKFIIGTEIGLIQKAQKICPDKEIHPIYQHKSCDQSCACPYMKVTNLNSVLDSLQHDRFKITVAEDIRLKALKSVEKMLEIGLPKTPKN